GTGGGCTCCTTCGCGAACACCAGCCCGTGCGGCTCGAAGCGGTACGCCACGTTCGACCCCGCCACCGCCGTCGCGGTGATCCTGGTCGACTTGCTCACCGCGCCCGCGGGAAAGGTGATGCGGAACCCCGCCTCGGGGATGCTGATGGTGCCGCCGCCGGTGCCGATGGTGGCGCTGGCAGTGTAGTCCTGGCGCAACGGTAGCAGGCGCTGCACCACGCTCAGCAGCAGCCCGTCGACCAGGCCGCCGGAGGGGGCGGCCGGCGTGCGCAGGGTGTCATTCGAGGTGACCGAGTCGCCGCAGGCGCTGGCAGCCAGAAACAGCGCCGCGGCTGCGATTGATCGCAGGGCCGGTGATTTCATGGGGCGGATCGGATGAAGGGGAATGGGTTGGGTCCGAGTAGCTGCGGCGGGACCGGCGGGAGCATCATTATGCAATCCTTAGGCGGATCGCGCCAGAGTCTTCTGCTCCCGGATGACGTAGCAGTGCAGGATGCGTGCCCATCCACTGAGCGCCGCTCAGTGGATGGAGGCCAGCTCCTCCATCGCCCGCGCGAGCGCCGCCGCCGGGTCCGCCGCGGCGGTGACGGAGCGGCCGAGGACCACGTAGTCCGCGCCCAGCCGCGCCGCCTCGGCCGGCGTGGCCACGCGTGACTGGTCGCCCGCGGCGTCGCCGGGCAGGCGGATGCCGGGGGTGAGCACCAGCATCTCCTCGCCCGCGGCGCGGCGCACGGCGGGGAGCTCGTGCACCGACGCGACGACGCCGGGGATCCCGCACTCCCGCGCCATCCCCGCCAGCCGCGCGACCTCGTCCTCCGCGCGCACGGCATCGCGCCCCCACGCCCGTGCCAGCTCCTCGTCTCCCAGCGAGGTAAGCACGGTCACGCCGAGGAGCCTGAGCCGCGCGCCCGCTGCCTCCGCCGCCGCGCGCAGCATCGACGGGCCGCCGGAGGCGTGGACGGTCAGGAGATCGACGTCCAGCGCGGCCGCGCTCTTCACCGCGTGCGCCACGGTGTTGGGGATGTCGTGCAGCTTGAGGTCGAGGAAGACGCGAAGCCCTCGCCCGCGCAGCTCGCGGACGATCCCCGGTCCCTCGGCGGTGAAGAGCTGCAGCCCCACCTTCACGAAATCCGCCGCTGGCCCGGCGCGCTCCAGCAGCGCGAATGCGGCGGACGCATCGGGCACGTCGAGCGCCAGGATCGGGATCGGTTGCTTCACGTCATCTCCTCCCGGTTGGTGATGTACCGGCCGCGCGGATTCTCGATCGACTCCGCGACCTCTCTCCGCGTCTCCGCGCCTCCGCGTGAGGCCGTTTGGGGGGCCTCGGAGCCGCATTGGACGAAACAACGGCCCGCCGGAGCTCGTCCGGCGGGCCGCTGGTCTCGGCCGAGGGGCGGAATCTACCTCACTCCGAGGCAGGGCGCACCCCCGGGCGGTCGAAGTACGCGCGCACCGCGTCGGCCAGCTGCCGGGCGATCGTCGCCTCCATGTCGCGGTCGTTCAGCAGCTGCTCCTCGCGGTGGTTGGAGATGAACCCGATCTCCACCAGCACCGCGGGCATGAAGCTGCCGCGCAGCACCGCGAAGTTCGCCTGCTTCACCCCGCGGTCGGGCCCGGGGTGGATGGCCCGCAGCCCGTCCTGGATGCGCTGCGCCCACTCGCTGCTCTCGCGCAGGTAGTGGTTCTGGCGCAGGTCGGTCAGGATGAACCCCAGCGCGTCGCCGTTGGCCGCGTGCTCTTCGTACTGCACCGACGCGTTCTCGAAGTTGGCCACGCGCTCCGCGTCGGCCGTCCTGGCCTCGGACAGGAAGTACGTCTCGAACCCCTTCTCCGCGCGGCTCTCGTTGGCGTTGCAGTGGATGGAGATGAAGACGGCGGGCTGCCCCGAGTCCTTCCAGCGGTTGGCGAAGCGCGTGCGGTCGTGCAGGGCGATGAGGGTGTCGCGCTCGCGCGTCATCCGCACCTCGAGGGTGGGATCGTCGCGCAGGAGGTCGGCCACCATCCGCGCCACGCGCAGGGTCACGTCCTTCTCGCGCGTGCCGTTGGGCCCGCGCGCCCCGGGATCCACGCCGCCGTGCCCCGCATCCACCACGACGAGGCGACGGTGCGGCGTGCGCGTGGCCGCCGTCTGCACCGCGGGTGGCTGGGGACGCGCGGCGGGCGGCGCCTCCGCGGACGGCCCGCCGGCGCGCACCGCCGCGTCCGCGCCGGCGTCGGCGAGGGCCACGCGCCGGACCGTGCGCGCCGCCACGTCACCGTACAGCCCGCCGCGCGACGCGTCGACCAGCGGCGTGCCGAAGAACTCCACGGGAACGAAGACGGTGCCGTTCTCGGAGTAGACGGCGTGCTCCAGCATCCGCGGCTGCCCGTCCACGCGGATCTCGGGCGAGCCGGGGGCGAAGCGCACCTCGCCGGCGCCCAGGCGGGCGACCACCGCGTCGCCCTCGTACGCCAGCTCGGCGCCCAGGCTTACCAGCGCCGAGGCGGGGAGCGCGGGATAGCCGCGGGAGCCCGACTCGCGCACCTCCACCGGCGCGCGGCCGGACTCCAGCCGCCACGCCGCGGGGCGGTTCTGGGAGAGGAGACGGGTTGTCGGGAGGGAGAGCAGGGCGGCCAGCAGGAAGGCAGTGGGTCGACGGATCATCAGAACTCCCTGTCCTTGAATCC
This DNA window, taken from Longimicrobium sp., encodes the following:
- the pyrF gene encoding orotidine-5'-phosphate decarboxylase, whose translation is MKQPIPILALDVPDASAAFALLERAGPAADFVKVGLQLFTAEGPGIVRELRGRGLRVFLDLKLHDIPNTVAHAVKSAAALDVDLLTVHASGGPSMLRAAAEAAGARLRLLGVTVLTSLGDEELARAWGRDAVRAEDEVARLAGMARECGIPGVVASVHELPAVRRAAGEEMLVLTPGIRLPGDAAGDQSRVATPAEAARLGADYVVLGRSVTAAADPAAALARAMEELASIH
- a CDS encoding N-acetylmuramoyl-L-alanine amidase; the protein is MIRRPTAFLLAALLSLPTTRLLSQNRPAAWRLESGRAPVEVRESGSRGYPALPASALVSLGAELAYEGDAVVARLGAGEVRFAPGSPEIRVDGQPRMLEHAVYSENGTVFVPVEFFGTPLVDASRGGLYGDVAARTVRRVALADAGADAAVRAGGPSAEAPPAARPQPPAVQTAATRTPHRRLVVVDAGHGGVDPGARGPNGTREKDVTLRVARMVADLLRDDPTLEVRMTRERDTLIALHDRTRFANRWKDSGQPAVFISIHCNANESRAEKGFETYFLSEARTADAERVANFENASVQYEEHAANGDALGFILTDLRQNHYLRESSEWAQRIQDGLRAIHPGPDRGVKQANFAVLRGSFMPAVLVEIGFISNHREEQLLNDRDMEATIARQLADAVRAYFDRPGVRPASE